A window from Telopea speciosissima isolate NSW1024214 ecotype Mountain lineage chromosome 8, Tspe_v1, whole genome shotgun sequence encodes these proteins:
- the LOC122672344 gene encoding aspartyl protease family protein At5g10770-like gives MLPCMLSGAKTASKLLQITHKYGPCSTRKKGTTKIPSLHQILLEDQIRVKYLNHKTSNGHATKFQDSAVSLPANSGDSLGTGNYVVNIGIGTPKQEFTVIFDTGSDLTWIQCQPCVVQCYSQKDTIFNPSSSSTYSNISCGSNACKQLQSATGNSRSCSTACIYQIAYGDGSYSVGYFARDKLTLSSSDVFPKFRFGCGENNNGLFGTADGLLGLGRNKVSTVSQTATTYGKNFSYCLPSSTSSTGFLAFGSQAGSASSIASYTPLITNSTYPSFYFLNMTGISVGGKDLAISPSVFTTSGTIIDSGTVITRLAPAAYSPLKSAFSEGMTQYPTAPAYSILDTCYNLTGYSTVTVPNIVLHFGGGTDLNVDISGILVQASSYQYCLAFAGNSADTDLGILGNMQQHTFEVFYNVVGGKLGFGAGACS, from the coding sequence ATGCTACCTTGCATGCTTTCAGGTGCCAAAACCGCAAGCAAGCTACTGCAAATAACTCACAAATATGGGCCTTGTTCAACACGGAAGAAAGGGACTACAAAAATTCCTAGCCTTCATCAGATTCTCCTTGAGGACCAGATCCGAGTTAAGTACCTCAATCATAAAACTTCCAACGGCCATGCCACCAAATTCCAAGATTCTGCAGTAAGCCTTCCTGCCAATTCCGGTGATTCCCTAGGGACAGGAAACTACGTAGTAAATATTGGAATTGGAACCCCAAAGCAAGAATTCACAGTAATCTTTGACACTGGAAGTGATCTCACTTGGATCCAATGCCAACCATGTGTTGTCCAATGTTATTCTCAAAAAGATACCATCTTCAACCCTTCTTCATCCTCTACCTATTCCAATATCTCATGTGGTTCTAACGCTTGCAAGCAACTGCAATCAGCCACTGGAAACTCACGATCCTGCTCCACTGCTTGTATTTACCAAATTGCATACGGTGATGGTTCATACTCTGTAGGTTACTTTGCACGTGACAAACTAACACTATCTAGTTCTGATGTCTTTCCCAAGTTCAGATTCGGTTGCGGCGAAAACAACAACGGCCTATTTGGCACTGCAGATGGATTGCTAGGCCTTGGCCGCAATAAAGTCTCTACGGTATCACAGACTGCTACAACATATGGAAAGAATTTCTCCTATTGTCTTCCATCATCAACCAGCTCCACTGGTTTTCTTGCATTCGGTAGCCAAGCCGGTTCTGCCTCTTCTATTGCTTCATACACTCCATTAATAACAAATTCGACATATCCATCGTTCTATTTCTTAAATATGACTGGTATTAGTGTTGGAGGGAAAGATTTGGCAATCTCACCATCAGTTTTTACAACTTCAGGAACCATTATAGATTCTGGAACTGTGATCACTAGGTTGGCACCAGCAGCCTATTCACCACTTAAATCAGCTTTTAGTGAAGGAATGACTCAGTATCCAACTGCACCAGCTTATTCAATACTAGATACATGCTATAACTTGACTGGATATAGTACAGTAACAGTACCAAACATAGTGTTGCATTTTGGTGGAGGTACTGACTTGAATGTTGATATTTCTGGGATTCTAGTTCAAGCAAGCTCATATCAATATTGCTTGGCTTTTGCTGGAAACAGTGCTGATACCGACTTGGGGATTCTTGGAAATATGCAACAGCATACATTTGAGGTGTTTTATAATGTGGTAGGAGGAAAGCTGGGATTTGGTGCTGGTGCTTGTAGCTAA